The following nucleotide sequence is from Triticum dicoccoides isolate Atlit2015 ecotype Zavitan chromosome 7B, WEW_v2.0, whole genome shotgun sequence.
GTTTAGGATTCGCCTCGGTCTCGTCCCGGGCCTAAAACGGGCCACATATAGCAGCGCCCCCCCGTTTAGGATTCGCCTCGGTCTCGTCCCGGGCCTAAAACGGGCCACATATAGCAGCGCCCCGGGCCTGCTACGAAGTACATCGGCGCCACCTCATGGATAGCCCCGACGCGCCGTCGGTAGCCAAGGCCTCCTTCCGCTACCCCGACTGGGTGATGCTAGATCCACACACCCGCCTGAACTACCCCGTACCCACCATCGATTCCGATTACCCTATGGAAGACTTTCACGCGACCAAGGCGCACGCGGAGACATCCATGGGCGATCCCATAGGGCCAGCgatctgcgccggcgcaccggcccaacagTTGGGCCGGTCGAGCCCGAACCGTCCGATGCGGTCAGCGCCAACCGTCAGATCTGCGCGCAAAGTGAGTACCTAATGAACCGTTGCAGCAAAAAATGGTATGTTATGTTGCAACCGTGCTAAAGACGCGCCACAACGGGGAAAACAGGGGAGCTGGATCCCCCGCGTCTGTTCGTCCCCAACCCGCGGCGGCGGCTCCCcaacccgcggcggcggcggccggatccGCCGGTTTTTTGTTCCCCACGACCTAATAACCTCGAGGAGGGGCTCCCTCATCTATCAAGACGCCCTGTGCTTGCTTCAACCATGTCGTACATCCGCAACGACCTCCTTGCCGCCATGGATTTGGGCTCGAGCTCCGCTGCCGTTCATGGCCGAAGCCCACTGAGGAGGGAAGACCCTGGTAGTAGTGGACCGGTGCTGCAACGGTACTACAACCCTGGTGTGGTCTTCCAAGATGCAGCACGGCATGGCCGGGATGAATTTGATCTGGTATGAAATTCAATTGCAAACCCTAGATCATTTTGTTCACAAAATTTTTTTTGCAacctttgatgatcatgagattgaAAAGAGATGTTGCCAACATGCTTGTGTTTGTTTTTTGTGTAATATTGCTAATATGTTCTCAATTAATGCTAGTAAGATGTTTCTTCCTGCTGGATGTTGATAAAATGTTACAAGCATGTGTTGCATTTGCTTCATGCTACTTGCTAGATGTTGCATGCTGCATCCTAAAATGCTGCATGCAGGAATTGTTTTTGGGTTATGATTGCCATGCTGCGTCCACTTTTTTTTGTTCGTGCTTTTTACGTATTTTTTCACGCAGCAAAAAAAATGACTTGGTTGCTGATTTTGTTGCAGAATGTTGCTGTTGAGCCATCAATTTTCCTTGACGATGATATGCAAAATGTTgcacatgaagaagaagaagaagaagaaggcattgaTCTGAATGAAACTCCGCGAAATGTTAGTGACGATTCGTTTCAGCTGAACACCGGTGGTGTAGCTCCAAATCAAGGCAATGCTCATGTGGCTAGTGACAATGCCAATGGAAATGCTGCAACACTTGTTGACGAACCAGATGAAGATATATCATCACAGCCAGTTGTCCcttttgttggaatggtttttgaCAATGTTGAAGAAGCTCAGCGTGTTTACAATGAATATGCCTCGAAGATGGGCTTTGGAACTCGCATTGTGACGTCAAAGTATAGTAGGAAAAATAGCTCGGATAAGAAGCGCATTCTAATCTATAGAGTTTTTGAGTGCATACACTCACGGAAAAATCCTTCGAAGAGTGTTGGTGGTAGCATTTCTGAAGGGGCTGCAACAAATGAGTGTGATGATGTTGATATGAGCTACGCTGGTAACAAAAAATCTCCAAGCAAACAAGCTGGCATCTATATGGATGTGAGCGACAAGAGGAAAAGAAATCGGTTGGAGCGGTATGATTGCAAGGCTCATATGGGTGTTAACCTCAAAGACGGTAGCTGGGTTGTGACAATTTTTGAGGCCGATCACACACACCAGTTGATGTTGCAAAGGGGGCGTCGGAGATTTTGCCGCTCTCACAGAAAGATCCCGGATGCAGACATGCAGTACATCACTTCACTGCACTATCGCAACATATCTACGGCTAATATGATGGGCTTGCTTGGAGATGCACGGTGTTGCGATCCAAGGAGTTTGCCGTATGTGAAGACTGATGTGACAAATGCAAGAGCAAAGTTGCGAAGGGGCCTATCGGAACGTGATTTGGAGCTGACAATCGAGTACTTTGAGAGAAGACAAGTGGAGAATCCAAACTTCTTTTTCTCGAAGCTAGAAGAAGATGGAGCTGTTAGGGCGCTTTTCTGGGTTGATGGGAGAACAAGGGCCTTGTATCCAAAGTACAAAGATTGTGTGTTTTTCGACACCACATTCTGCACAAATTGCTACAACCTGCCGTTTGCTCCAATTGTTGGCATTAACAACCACACACACACTGTTTGCTTGGGGTGTGCTTTGTTGCCTGATGAGACCATTGAAACTTTCAAGTGGGTCTTCCAGCAATGGATGTTGGCAATGAATAATGAGCATCCGTTGAACATTATGACTGATCAAGACCAGGCAATGgctacagccatctcaatggtattcCCACATTCAACACACAGATGTTGCAAGTGGCACGTCTTCCGGGTTGCAAGAACAAAACTAGGGAGGATGCTGGGCAAGGATGAGCCTTTTGCAGAAGCATTCTATGGTTGCATTAATGGTTCAGACACCGTTGAGGAGTTTGAAGAACGGTGGAAGCAGATGGTCGAGGTGTTTGGTGTGGCTGATAAGAAACACCTCAAAAACATGTGGAATAGCAGGGAGACGTGGGCTCCTGTGTACTTTAGGAATAAGTTCTTCCCATTCACAGGAACAACTGGGCGCTCCGAGGGCCTGAATTCCTACTTCAAGACATTAAATCATCATGGAGACTCGGTTTGGACCTTTGTGCAGCAGTTTGAGCTTTGCCAGGAGCTGAtgcttgatcgtgaagacaatgCGGGCTTCATCAATGAAGCGACGAGGCCACCACTCTGGGGCAAGTAAGTCCAAAAGTCATGTAGCATTTTTTTTAGTTTTCCAGTACAGTTTGGATGCAGCATTTGAATGAAACATATGTAGCAATTCTTATTGATGTTGGAAGCTTTTTTGTTTGCAGTTACAACATTGAGAAGCAGGCTGCTGATTTCTATACCAGAGAGGTATTTTTCAAGTTTCAGAAACTATTGGCTAAATCAACAGGCTATGGGTTGCAATACCAGTTGCAAGGGAATGTCGGCTGGTTTCGTCTTGTTGCAAATGATGGCATGAACCCTAAAGTGTACACGGTGTGTGTTGCCCCTGATGATCAGACATACATGTGCAGTTGCAACATGTTTGAGATGTGTGGGCTGATCTGCCCACATATCATCCGTGTCATGGTGCACCTGAACGTGCAAGCGATACCTGCAAATTACATGCTTCCAAGATGGTCTAAGAGAGCAACCGACCTTGCACCTGAACCAGGCGATGGGCATAGAGCTATGCATTTCGGCGTCCCCACAACAAACACCCTAAAGTTTAACTCTCTCTGCCGGAAGTTTGGGAAACTCGCTTCTGATGCATGCTTCAATGATGAAGCTTATAGTTTTGTCTCTGGGCTAATTGATCAGGGCAGTGTTGGGGTTGCTGAAATAAAAGCTAGAGCGATCGATGAAGTTGCACGAggcgaagaagcccaaggtcatgcAGCAAATGAACAACTCTCAGGGGGTCCCAGTACAGGGCAGCAGGATCCACCCCCCGTAGGACTACGAAACCCACCAAAGTCAGCAAAGAAGgggaggccaaaagaaaaagagaAGCGAAGGAAGCCACTAATTGAGCTTCGAGAAGATGAAATGAAGAAGAAAGCAAAGAAGGACGCAGCGAAAACGAAGAAAGCTCCAAAGCCAAGGGAAAAGAAGACTCCATGCAAATATTGTGAAGATGAGGATCACAACGTGAAGAACTGCCAACTCCTTGCCGCTTTTCTTGCTGTGAGTGCGAGCGCGAAAGCTCCAGGTGTCGGGCCAATCCTTACACTTTAGGATGTTTCGTGAGGGGAACAATGATGAATTACCTTGTAACACCCCTTGTCTTATGATAAAAAGTTGTGTTGACTAGTTGTGAATGTTTGTGTTTTGGGATTGCAACATACTACTACATGTGTGGTTTCAAAATGCAGAATGTTGATTTTTGAATTATGATGGTGCCAACTTATaagttttttttaaatagtactcaATGGTTGAATATCCTTGAAATCATGTTTAGAATCTCTgtgaaaaagcatgattgcaacatTTTAAAAACATGATTGAAGCTTCTGTAAACATGGTTGAAGCTTGTAGGAAACATGGTTCAAGCTTTTGGAAAACATGGTTGAATCTTTTTGAAAAATAATGGTTGAAGCTTTTGGAaaacatggttgaagctttttcaagcAATGGTTGAAGCTTTATTAAACATGGTTGAAGCAAAAAATAATGGTTGAAAGATTTTGGAaaacatggttgaagctttttcaagcAATGGTTGAAGCCATTTTTAAACATGGTTGAAGCAAAAAAataatggttgaagcttttttaaacaatggttgaagcttttggaaacatggttgaagctttttcaaacaatggttgaagcttttttaaacATGGTTGAAGCAAAATAACAAGTTTGAAAAAGGAAAAAGCCTTGAATGATTTAAAGTGTTGGTTTTGCTATGCAGCAAGAGTTTGGAAAGGAAGCTTATTTACATTATGCTTCCAGCAAAAAAATCACAGGGGATGTAGCAAAAAAATCACAGGTAAAAATGTAGATTTTTGCCATGCAACAAATCTAACAGAAGGTTGTAGCTATTTTTTGTAAGCTTCCAACAATTTGACTGTGACAATGCAGCATCCACATATTGTTTTCATGAAAAAGGTTTCGAGGGGAAAATTGCACAGAGATTCCCTTgaaacttctatggatgaagctcATAACCAGCAAAACAATAAACGAGTGTCAATGCATGATCATGTTGGCAAAGCAGAAGATCACATCCATTAAAGaacgggagaagtgcttcatcCAAAAGAGATCAAGTTATCATCGGTTTACATACCAAAAAAAGAACACATATGTTTACCGAAGGTATCATTAGGGTACATACGAACGCGCACTACTCTAATACTATCAGAACGCTGCCACCTCAGACATGATTCTAGACCTAACGAAAGAAAACGAGCTTGATCGTCTTGAACCCTCCCGCAAATTAAGCCGCCAACTCTTCATTGAATGCCCGCTCCATTGGGGCATTGTTCATTGGGTGAGTGCAAAGGTTGTGCACCACATCCATGCGGTATCGCGCCACGTCTTCCTGTAAAAATGAATGAAAAAAATTAAGCAAGTATGATACTAATTATTCTTGTGTTGCATGAGTATTGAAAAAAAGGAAAGTAGATTGCAACAAAATGACAAAGAAATTACCTGATTGTACTCTTTCATTGACTTCCCATCAAAGTTCTCCACATATTTGAGCCCGAAAAAGCCACAATCACATCTGTGAGATTTAAAAAAATTCTCCTTCATATTTCCGATGCATAGTTGAAACAAGCAAGAATGTTGAAATGGAACACATGATTGAAgcaaaaattcaaaaagaaaactCACAGGTTATCTTGCTTTGGGTAATCCTCTAGGTCAACACGGGCGAAGGATCCAACATCGACATTGAATTGGCTGTACTCTTGTGCGAGGGCTGCAAAGTTTGTGATCTACCACCAAGAAACACGCACAAAAGTTTGAAAAAAAAGGATAAGGTGTGTGAAGATGACAACATGGCATTTATGTAGATGAAGCAAAATTCGAACAGAAAATTTAAAAAATAGAGAGCATGAGCCTACCAGGTTATTTGCTTGCTTCATCAAAGGAGATTGTTTTCCTTTTGAATGGATTGAGTCAAATACATTCCACTGCTTGTATAGCAAGTTTGCGCAAACAATTATCCAGTGCTTATCATGAACAATTGTGAAAAAAAGCTGGAAAGCACAAAAGAAAGGCAAAAGGGGGACTCAGACACATGTAACTGATGTGCAAAAAAGCTTCCAACATCAATTAGAGTTGCTACATGTGTTTCAAACAGATGTTGTCAACATCAATAATAATTGCTACATATGTTTCGAAAGAAATGCTACATCATTGGATCATATTTTCAAAGTATTTTGTGGTGCGAAACAAAAGTAGGCTCTCTGGAAACTTACGAGGTCATATTTATTCGCCTTGAACTTTGTCACAGCCCTTTCAAGCTCGGGTATGAGTTTTGCTGGTTGGAAGGTTGTTGGGTCTTGTTTTAGTAGCATCTACTTGAAGGATGGCCACAACAAAAATGGTTAGTGTGTGTTGCAAcaaaaaatgtgaagaaaaaagGAATGAAGCATTGCTTGTTTCTGCAAAAACTTACCCCCGCGTGGACTGAGAACATGTATTTCTTCCGATTCGTACCACTTGCTGCACGGGATGTCATGTTGTTCATCTCGATGCATAGGGACATAACCTCATCATTCATATCCCCACGAGGCTTGAAGCATACCAGGAATTTCTTGTATCCAATGTAAAATCCACCCATCTTGATGAAAGGTGTCCTGTTACCATAGATGCAACCaaatgaatcatttgtttcgagcagaaaaaaaataaaaaacagaaagcaACAAGAGATAGGGCTTAGGTAGCTCACACTTGTTCATTGTCATGTGATCTCCTCAATGGTTTCCCATGCTTTACATACTTCTCATACATGGCTGCAGCTGCATCAACCTTTTGCTTCTTTGCCTTGGTATTTTTTACCGCTGGAACTTTGGCCATCCTCTTCTTCCTAGTGTTCTTGTCATGTGTGCTAGGGCCACTGCTTGCCTCAACAAAATGCTCTTCTGTAGCGACCATAttaggagctgcagcaagcaacaaaAAATGGATGAGTTTTGCAAGGGATTGTACAAAAGAGAATTTGATGCAATCACACATATGTAGCGAAAAAAATGACAtggagaaaaacaaaaagaaatgatGCAGGAGGAAGGAAGCATACTTGGGCTGTCATCATCGTCTGAAACAGGGAACACGGGGATGTTTTCAAATATGGGGCTGACTGTGCTTTTCTTGGTTATAGGCTCATCCGTGCAATGCATCATCTCGTAGTCTTCGGAGCCCTTTGGGAACAACTCACAGGATGGCTCGTCGTCCCAAATGCCAGCTGTCGCACTCCTGGGTGCATCATAGAAGAGTGGGGGGCTGTGAGGTGAGACGTTCCCTTCCATCTCGAAACTCACTATTTGTTGCTCACGAGTTTCAGCAGCCTCGGTTGCTACTTGTTGCTTCAATCCGGTGACTTCATCCTTGTTAATGCTAGGTGTTGTACCTTCAGCTTGAGCTTGAGCACCAATGCCATCATTTGCAGCTTTAGCATCATTCTCTTTTCCGCGACATTCGTCCATGATAGGTGCTTCGAAGGAGAAGTTGGGCTCACTGGTAGCTGTGACGGCGTCTCCAACATCGCGAAGGAGGGCAGCCATCCGGCTGCACTGCAATCCCTTTAAACATTGTCCAAACTTGCCTACAACATCATCCACCTCCGCTGCAAAAATACCCTTGTGCTTGTCGTAAAGCATTTGAAACTGAGTTGGTACCTACAACAAAGCCAATTATTGTACATTTTAGTCACATGTGTGGATGTAAAAAAACACAAATGTGGGTGTGGCACATTAGAGGTATGGATGGAGCGAGAAAACAAGTAGGTATGCTACTGTGTTACTATGTATCAGATAAAGAGTGTGATTGTAGCAAATTACTGTCATGTATGTAGGTAGCAGATTTATGATATGGATGTAGCAAAACTATTAAATGGATGAAGCAAAAACAGAAGGTAGTTGTAGCACACTAGacacatggatgtagcaaaaaaagcCTAGTAGGTATGAACTTAAACCACATATGAAGCAAAAACAGAACATGGTTGTAGCACATCAAAATGAAGGATGCAGCAAAATAAATATACACTTGCAACTTGATATAACAAAAATAATGTGAAGCCTAAACAGGAAATGAAAATGTACCCTTAGATCTTGCATGCTAGGGAATGATTGCTGCAGCCACTCGTTCAGCGATGATGATAGGTGTGGTTCAGCATCAACATTTTGTTGAGCCTCGTTTGATTGAgagttctttgcttgattttcagcacCTTGAACTTGGCTTCCTTGGCCACTAATTCCTTGGCCACTAGGTGCTTGAGCACCACCTCCCTGCCCACTAGCTGCTTCAGCACCAACTTCCTGTCCCACAAGTTGTGCTGCATAGGGGGTGTTGCACAAACTCCGGATCTAGGAAAACAAAACATGAGTGGCGGAAATAAGAAGGCTGCCATAAACTAATTGGAAAAGCAAGGATTGCTACATGCAAATTCAGTGAGCAAAAAACAGGGGGGTGTTAATACTCCATTGACAAAGGAAAATACATAGGCGGGATGTAGCAAAATTACATGGGTGTGTTTCCCGTAGAAAGGTTGGATAAGAGTGAGCTTGTTCTTGTCAACTTTATCCAGCCACTCAAAATCCTTTTGGCAAACAAAACGTATCCTCGGCACGGAATAATCAATAGCATGCTCATTTGGGAGGCCCGCCGGGATATCAACATGATCCATGTATATGATCTGCATGGGATGGAAAAAGGACATTAGCCAACAAAAAACATAAAAGTCATGAAGGTTTCATGCAGCAAAGGAAAAAAGATGGAGGTATTTCATAATGTTGCATTGCATACCGCTAACATGGGgaggcatgaagcaatctggaactCTTTTTCTGCGTTTGCTTGCATCCTCTTCTTCTCTTGAAAGACTCCAACCTCCTCCATCGCTCGTGCCAACAAGTGCTCATCCCAAGCGAACTCATGCACCAAAGACATATCTTCCAAGGAAGCAAGATACTCAAGGTTCACCATATTGCCCGTGCCTGGGCACAAAACTGTTGCCAACGCAAGGAGTGCCCAAGTCCTATTTATCATATCCACGTCCTCCTCACTGCAACTAGTGAGCAACTTGACAACATGGGCGATTGGAGCCCTGTTCCCCTCCTTGTAAATGTTGCGAAGATCATGTTCATCACTCTTCTTTTGAATCTTCACGGGTCTATCACCGGATGGCACGTTGAAAATCCTTTTCACCATAAGCTTGCTGAAGGTGATAGATTTGTTCTTGTGTTTGAACTCAGAGAGTACGTGATTCGTGTTCATCGCAACAAACTCAATGAGCTCATGGGGCACCTTGAAAGACCGGATGTCCAACAAGTCTCCAAACGGTCCCTCCCTTATGATTCTCTGTTTTTCCGGTGATATTTGCTTCCCAATCTAAGCCAGCCTTTTTGAGTTAAACCTTGACTTAAAGCCACATAGATTGCCTTTCTTCTTaatcttcttcttagccttcttactCCCCTCATTCTCACCAGAGTTACCTGCAACAtctacaaaaaaggaaaaaacacaagtCAATAAAACCATAAAACCATACCATCAGAAGCTAGGAAGAAACATACATGAACACCTAAAAAATTCTGACAAACGTATGAATTCAGGAATGTTGGGTTGCGCAGCACAACGAGTAGTGATTCATTGGCAAAAAATATATATAGTGCATATCAGACCAAAGCACAAATAAGACCAAAGTTATAGGAAGAACAAAAATAAGACCAGACAAAATAATGTACTTATATTTCTAGTGTTCTACTACAGAATGTTGTAGACTGAACAACATTAGTCAGCTCTTTCATGTAGATTGTGCCATTGACATTTTGCCTGCTCTTGCCTTATCGAATCCCAAATCCAACTTCCCACAAAAAGGTACATAATGCCAGCACGTGTATTTCCGTAACCAAACACCGGCTAATGATTAAGAAAACGAGTAAGGACCATTATCTGCCAAGCTTGATTCAAACTATATTCTCTCCCCAGTCTACATTCAGACTGCTGCACTAAAATTCACCAAACTTGTACAATTCGATTATACTGAAGTGTAGCTTCCCCTTTTTGCAATGTTTGAAATCTCAAAAATGACACCATTGCAACAGAGAATCAGCGACGAGAATAATTTTGGACAGAAAGAACTTAATCATGCAACCCCGCTGGTTCTTATTACTAGCAATTCAAGCTCTTCTGTCAATGAAAATTAACCAGGGATATACTAGTGCAGTGGCACGGGGATTTTTCTTCTGGCCAACCACTGGGTAGGGCCTAAGCAAAACATCTAAGAACTTTTTGGCCAGGGGTTGGTTCAGATTTTTTATTGTTTCCACAAGTCTGTTTCCAGAGTCATACCCAAATCCACCAATCTAATGAATCTTTTAGTAGTTGCTCGTATGACTGAAACAAGAATTTGCAATACTACACTGTGGACAAGCAAAAGCTACGACAGTTCTACGCCGGCACCAGATCAGATCGGCAACCATGATTCACCGCCGCGCCAACTCCCTCTGCCCGCGGGAACCCCACCCCGGCCCCTGCCTCTGTCCGCGCGAACGCCACCCCGACTCCTCCCTGGACCCGCGGGaacgccaccccgccgcctccctcgaCCGCGGAAACGCCATCCTCGTCCGCGCCGGTGCCGGCGGCAGCCCGCGGCTAGCGACGCCCTAACCCTAAATCCAACGGGGGAGGGGGGAGAAACAACGAAAATGGAAAGCATTTGGGCTCGTGTTACCATCGGGGGGAGCCATAGATGGCCGGAGAATGGAGATCCGCCCtgggccgccgacgccgccgccctgcGCGAACAAGCACGTCGCCCGCGCTCGCCCTGCTCGAAACGAAGGATAGATCGGATGCAGCAAAAatgacattggaagggataactacGAGCGCGTTAAAAAAAAAATGGTAACACGTGGCACAACGGTGTCCTTGGATCAAAAAGAGATCGTACGCACGGGGCTCGACCGGCGCAAcggttcggccggcgcaccggccaCCAACACTTCCCATCCCATAGACGTCTTCTTCCGCGCCGTGCCACCGCCAGGTGCTTCCCGCCTCTATGTTAACTGGACGCCTCGCCGGTTTACAAAgggttcgtcgtcgtcgtcgggggCAGGGAGAGGAGAAGATCGCTGGGATGGATTTTACGGACGGGAACCCCTTGTCCTGGCCGCCAATGGCAATTCGATTCTTCTGAGGCTCACTCTCAGCAACACCCGGGTAGACTTCTTCGTCTACACGGTCCACTCCACTGGGCCGCCCTCGCTCTTGCGTCTACCCGATTGCAAACTCAGATTCTCAAACAGTTGTCTCCGCTCTGGTGGGTTAGATCATATGGTCACCCTTGGTAACATTGGTTTTTTATGTGATGCTGAAAGCGAAGAATTTGTGGTGGCAGACCTAATGATTTTGCCGAAACACGATGATGCCTCCCACCATGATGATACTCCGGTGGTAGCCGGGCTTTGTATTTTCCGGTCATGCAGCCCTGGGGAGGACTGGAAAGCCAGCAAACCACGTATATGCCATAAGAAGGGGCAAGGCGGGGAATTAATTTGGTGGCACACTGATGTCGTTGTCCCCCATGGAGTTTCCCTGTGCTACATAGATTATTTCCGCGGAATCCTGTTTTTGGATATTCTCAGCAAATGCCCGCGGCTCTTGTATGTCCGGCTTCCTCTAATGAACCCTGTTGGTGATCCTTGTGATAGTGAAACTGGACGAGGGTGCCCATCAGCTTTTAGGAGCGTGTGTGTTACCAATGGCGGAACCATGAAGTTTGTTGAGGTTGTCACCAGAACCGTCTTTCTTTCAGGCAGCCAGTCAGCTGCTGCTTCTTCATTTGCAATCAAAGTTTGGAGGCTTAGGGAACATGGCATGACATGGGAGAAAGAAAGTACCATCCAAGATACCGAGCTCTGGTCCCTGCAGGGGTATGGTGATCTACTCCGTGTCCCGCCAACATTCCCTGTTGTGAGCATGACGAACCCGGATGTCATCTTTTGTGTGCTGAGCAATGGGTGTTTCGGTGACGCCAATGTGACATGGGTCATTGCGATTGACATGTTGAAGAAGACTCTGAGATCAGCTTTTAGATACAAGAAAGTACATAGGAACAGCATTGAGAATGATGGCAACATGGCGTCTGCGAGCCTCTCTACTAATCGTGCATTTATTCCCTCCCAGCTCTCCAAGTACTTAGGTCTGACTGGAGCCAGAAGGTAACTATGTCCTGTTTTACTCTTCATTCCATTTTGTTTCTGCTTTTCCAATGTATGCCAATAGCCTTGTTAATTTGCATGGTAGTCACGTATATTTCCTTAGTGAACCTACTGCAGTTAATCCTGTTTGTTGTTGATTCTGCAATATTTGTGTATTGTCCTCCCATTGTGTACCTCTTCTATGTCAGATGTGTACAATGGATGTTATATGCCAGTCTTGTTGTGTGCAAGAACTAGTGAATAAATGTCACTTTGGTGCTCAAGGTTCCCTGAGTTACAAATCAAATTTTACATTgtatgcaccttcaatttttttgCAGAAAATACTGTACTTGTATCTTTAGTTTTTTCCAACCTAAATAGTTTGTAAATTAAATATAACTAAACCACCTGTATCTTTAATTTGTTGCACACCCAAAACTTTAAGAAGAAAAGATTGGTGTGCTAAGTATTGGGAAATCGCCATGTTCTAGTTTAATGTAGGCGGGAGCCTTCAAGATCAGGAAATGATCCATCCATTTTTCTTTGTGCACTACATGTTTTGCCACCTATTAAAAAAGATGGAATGTTTTCACATCATTGGACCCTCAATTTCTGCATGTTTCTTTCTTTGATAATTACAATATCTGATAGAAAATGAGTAGGCAAAATAGTAGATTACTCCTATTGTAGCCAATAATctggttttgagttctgttcatttTTCCTAGTTCGCTTCGAGTCTGTATGTTTTAATGAGATGTTGCTTTCTTGTAAGGTTCATGTGGTTTTAGGGACTGTCAACTGCGAGTGGTTAATCAGGAATGTGGGGCACTAGGGTAATACTTAGTTAGGTACCAATTTTAAGAAGAAAATTTATCCAAAAATGAGGTTGGTACGCAATCTAGATCTGATGTTCAGACTTGAGGCTAAGGCTCAATGATGACATTTTAGAAGAAAATGGACTTGGCAGCTACTTTGAACTAGCTGC
It contains:
- the LOC119339865 gene encoding uncharacterized protein LOC119339865 encodes the protein MDSPDAPSVAKASFRYPDWVMLDPHTRLNYPVPTIDSDYPMEDFHATKAHAETSMGDPIDVFFRAVPPPGASRLYVNWTPRRFTKGSSSSSGAGRGEDRWDGFYGREPLVLAANGNSILLRLTLSNTRVDFFVYTVHSTGPPSLLRLPDCKLRFSNSCLRSGGLDHMVTLGNIGFLCDAESEEFVVADLMILPKHDDASHHDDTPVVAGLCIFRSCSPGEDWKASKPRICHKKGQGGELIWWHTDVVVPHGVSLCYIDYFRGILFLDILSKCPRLLYVRLPLMNPVGDPCDSETGRGCPSAFRSVCVTNGGTMKFVEVVTRTVFLSGSQSAAASSFAIKVWRLREHGMTWEKESTIQDTELWSLQGYGDLLRVPPTFPVVSMTNPDVIFCVLSNGCFGDANVTWVIAIDMLKKTLRSAFRYKKVHRNSIENDGNMASASLSTNRAFIPSQLSKYLGLTGARRKRRNLE